One stretch of Prunus persica cultivar Lovell chromosome G1, Prunus_persica_NCBIv2, whole genome shotgun sequence DNA includes these proteins:
- the LOC18791302 gene encoding geraniol 8-hydroxylase gives MDFLSCVLLCLMVAWIVIQALQYSFARRIPTNLPPGPKPFPLIGNLLELGNKPHISLTKLSKRYGPIMTLQLGQITTVVVSSSIVAKQVLRTYDRFFCNRTNADALQACSHAKHGMPFIPVSAKWRNLRRICNSQLFATKVLDANQANRHLKVQELIADVSESVVKGKAIEVGRAAFITTLNLLSRTVFSVDLADPKSETAREFKELVWGIMEEVGKPNLADYFPVLKKIDPMGIRRRLTKHFRKMIDLFDSLIFQRLETRKSHDYVTANDMLDTLINMSEEKNEDMDIPETHHLFLDLFVAATETTSATLEWAMAELLCNPEKLSKAQEELEQVIGKGKPVEETDIARLPYLQAIIRETFRLHPALPFLVPRKAEADLEICGYFVPKGAQVLVNAWAIGRDPGIWDNPASFIPERFLGLDMDVTGGSFELIPFGGGRRICPGLPLAMRMLNLMLGSLLNSFHNWKLEDGVVPENMIMEEKFGITLQMAQPLRAAAMAVP, from the exons atggaTTTTTTGAGTTGTGTACTATTATGTCTTATGGTTGCCTGGATCGTAATCCAAGCCCTCCAATATTCATTTGCAAGAAGAATTCCCACAAACCTTCCACCTGGACCAAAGCCATTTCCTTTGATTGGAAATCTCCTAGAGCTTGGAAACAAACCCCACATCTCTCTAACCAAGCTTTCAAAACGCTATGGCCCCATTATGACTTTACAACTCGGCCAAATAACAACAGTTGTAGTTTCTTCATCCATCGTCGCCAAACAAGTCCTCCGAACCTATGACCGATTCTTTTGCAACCGAACGAACGCAGATGCACTCCAAGCCTGCAGCCATGCCAAGCACGGCATGCCCTTCATACCTGTTTCAGCTAAATGGAGAAACCTTCGCAGAATATGCAACTCCCAATTGTTCGCCACCAAAGTTCTCGACGCCAACCAGGCCAACCGTCACCTAAAAGTGCAAGAGCTCATAGCTGATGTCAGCGAAAGCGTGGTAAAAGGTAAGGCAATTGAAGTTGGAAGGGCTGCTTTCATAACTACCCTCAATTTGCTGTCACGTACTGTCTTCTCTGTGGATCTAGCGGACCCGAAAAGTGAGACGGCTAGAGAGTTCAAGGAGTTGGTGTGGGGTATCATGGAAGAGGTCGGGAAACCAAACCTGGCTGACTATTTTCCTGTGCTTAAGAAGATTGATCCCATGGGGATACGGCGCCGTTTGACCAAGCACTTCCGGAAGATGATTGACCTCTTTGACAGCTTGATCTTCCAAAGGTTGGAAACAAGAAAATCACATGATTATGTCACAGCCAATGATATGTTGGATACTCTTATAAACATGAgtgaagagaaaaatgaggATATGGACATTCCTGAAACTCATCATTTGTTTCTG GATTTATTTGTTGCGGCCACAGAAACAACCTCAGCCACATTGGAATGGGCAATGGCTGAGCTACTATGCAACCCTGAAAAACTGTCAAAAGCTCAAGAGGAGCTAGAACAAGTCATTGGGAAAGGGAAACCAGTTGAGGAAACAGACATTGCTCGACTTCCTTACTTACAAGCAATAATCAGAGAGACCTTTCGGCTGCACCCAgctcttccatttcttgtcccCCGCAAAGCCGAAGCAGACCTAGAAATCTGCGGGTATTTTGTACCCAAGGGTGCGCAAGTGTTGGTCAATGCATGGGCCATAGGCAGAGACCCTGGCATTTGGGACAACCCAGCCTCATTTATCCCAGAGAGGTTCTTGGGATTGGATATGGATGTCACTGGCGGAAGCTTTGAGCTTATCCCGTTTGGTGGTGGGAGGAGAATATGTCCTGGCTTGCCCTTGGCAATGAGAATGTTGAACTTGATGTTGGGTTCACTTCTTAACTCGTTCCATAATTGGAAGCTTGAAGATGGAGTTGTACCAGAAAACATGATCATGGAAGAGAAGTTTGGCATCACTTTGCAAATGGCTCAGCCTCTGAGAGCTGCTGCCATGGCCGTGCCATAA
- the LOC18791013 gene encoding uncharacterized protein LOC18791013: protein MINARRRPLHTCAVSILVISHRAFTIAQGFSGPLGFIVKFAARVATLGGPLAYALQYQWITMAILSFIDNRILALEDMVERFYPPSHIVFNKIDDLVRVTETLPGKFDNVVSKIPACVSHVSFLDWTLVRAISLLNFVVATLLSYWRMSKGTKEKEIKVDTSSKVERNNEPGFVHEADGPKEPLTPSNNNKCAGGDQIDKGNIMSPRHVGVTKGATYKEVLLQKATNKAGVEKKEEQNINNKEEVESSIADDDDESETNSKDDGLLELFESAWLMTSPGRNASRNYTPRSLSFTY from the coding sequence ATGATCAATGCAAGACGGCGCCCGTTGCACACATGTGCGGTTTCAATCTTAGTGATATCTCACAGAGCCTTCACCATAGCCCAAGGTTTCAGTGGACCCTTAGGCTTCATAGTAAAATTTGCAGCCAGAGTGGCTACATTGGGCGGACCCTTGGCCTATGCCTTGCAATACCAATGGATCACCATGGCAATCCTCTCCTTTATCGACAATCGAATTTTAGCCCTTGAAGACATGGTCGAGAGATTCTACCCTCCATCCCACATTGTGTTTAACAAGATCGATGATCTGGTTAGGGTCACCGAAACCCTACCCGGAAAATTCGATAATGTCGTCAGCAAAATCCCCGCTTGCGTCAGCCATGTTTCGTTTTTGGATTGGACATTGGTTCGTGCTATTTCATTGCTGAATTTTGTGGTGGCTACATTATTGAGTTATTGGAGAATGTCAAAGGGTACAAAGGAGAAGGAGATTAAGGTTGATACAAGCAGCAAAGTTGAACGCAACAATGAACCGGGTTTTGTTCATGAAGCAGACGGGCCTAAAGAACCCTTAACCccaagtaataataataaatgtgCAGGTGGTGATCAGATTGATAAGGGTAATATTATGTCTCCTCGTCACGTAGGTGTTACCAAGGGTGCTACTTACAAGGAAGTACTTTTACAGAAGGCAACAAATAAGGCAGgggttgaaaaaaaagaagagcaaAATATTAATAACAAGGAAGAAGTGGAGAGCTCAattgctgatgatgatgatgaaagtGAAACCAATTCTAAGGATGATGGGCTCCTAGAATTGTTCGAATCGGCATGGCTTATGACCTCGCCCGGAAGAAACGCAAGTAGAAACTACACGCCGCGCTCTCTTTCATTCACTTATTAA
- the LOC109949994 gene encoding OTU domain-containing protein At3g57810-like isoform X1: MPKRETLLGIPGDGRCLFRSVVHGACLRAGKPSPSDALQRELADELRAKVQNELNFIPLVADEFIKRRADTEWFLEDDFETYVVQMRQPHIWGGEPELLMSSHVLKMPITVYMRDNDSGSLKIIAEYGQEYGKDNPIRVLYHGYGHYDTMRGSATGAQSKLYKQR; the protein is encoded by the exons ATGCCGAAACGAGAAACTCTGCTTg GCATACCTGGAGATGGAAGATGTTTGTTCCGGTCTGTGGTTCACGGTGCTTGTCTAAGAGCAGGGAAGCCATCTCCAAGCGACGCTCTTCAGAGAGAACTTGCAGATGAGCTTAGAGCGAAAGTACAAAATGAACTCAATTTTATACCACTT GTAGCAGATGAGTTCATTAAAAGGAGGGCAGACACCGAATG GTTTCTTGAAGATGATTTTGAAACGTATGTTGTACAGATGCGACAACCGCACATTTGGGGAGGCGAACCTGAGTTGCTTATGTCCTCACATGTCCTAAA GATGCCGATTACAGTTTATATGCGGGACAATGATTCTGGTAGCCTGAAAATCATAGCTGAATATGGTCAAGAGTACGGTAAGGATAACCCTATCCGTGTACTTTATCATGGTTATGGACACTACGATACAATGCGCGGTTCGGCTACTGGTGCACAGTCCAAGTT GTACAAACAGAGATGA
- the LOC109949994 gene encoding OTU domain-containing protein At3g57810-like isoform X3, with protein sequence MPKRETLLGIPGDGRCLFRSVVHGACLRAGKPSPSDALQRELADELRAKVADEFIKRRADTEWFLEDDFETYVVQMRQPHIWGGEPELLMSSHVLKMPITVYMRDNDSGSLKIIAEYGQEYGKDNPIRVLYHGYGHYDTMRGSATGAQSKLYKQR encoded by the exons ATGCCGAAACGAGAAACTCTGCTTg GCATACCTGGAGATGGAAGATGTTTGTTCCGGTCTGTGGTTCACGGTGCTTGTCTAAGAGCAGGGAAGCCATCTCCAAGCGACGCTCTTCAGAGAGAACTTGCAGATGAGCTTAGAGCGAAA GTAGCAGATGAGTTCATTAAAAGGAGGGCAGACACCGAATG GTTTCTTGAAGATGATTTTGAAACGTATGTTGTACAGATGCGACAACCGCACATTTGGGGAGGCGAACCTGAGTTGCTTATGTCCTCACATGTCCTAAA GATGCCGATTACAGTTTATATGCGGGACAATGATTCTGGTAGCCTGAAAATCATAGCTGAATATGGTCAAGAGTACGGTAAGGATAACCCTATCCGTGTACTTTATCATGGTTATGGACACTACGATACAATGCGCGGTTCGGCTACTGGTGCACAGTCCAAGTT GTACAAACAGAGATGA
- the LOC109949994 gene encoding OTU domain-containing protein At3g57810-like isoform X2, whose translation MDYNQGIPGDGRCLFRSVVHGACLRAGKPSPSDALQRELADELRAKVQNELNFIPLVADEFIKRRADTEWFLEDDFETYVVQMRQPHIWGGEPELLMSSHVLKMPITVYMRDNDSGSLKIIAEYGQEYGKDNPIRVLYHGYGHYDTMRGSATGAQSKLYKQR comes from the exons ATGGATTACAACCAAG GCATACCTGGAGATGGAAGATGTTTGTTCCGGTCTGTGGTTCACGGTGCTTGTCTAAGAGCAGGGAAGCCATCTCCAAGCGACGCTCTTCAGAGAGAACTTGCAGATGAGCTTAGAGCGAAAGTACAAAATGAACTCAATTTTATACCACTT GTAGCAGATGAGTTCATTAAAAGGAGGGCAGACACCGAATG GTTTCTTGAAGATGATTTTGAAACGTATGTTGTACAGATGCGACAACCGCACATTTGGGGAGGCGAACCTGAGTTGCTTATGTCCTCACATGTCCTAAA GATGCCGATTACAGTTTATATGCGGGACAATGATTCTGGTAGCCTGAAAATCATAGCTGAATATGGTCAAGAGTACGGTAAGGATAACCCTATCCGTGTACTTTATCATGGTTATGGACACTACGATACAATGCGCGGTTCGGCTACTGGTGCACAGTCCAAGTT GTACAAACAGAGATGA
- the LOC18791090 gene encoding uncharacterized protein LOC18791090 has product MVLGIRTKSRKSTAVQVDYLIHVQEIKPWPSSKALRSVQSVLLQWENGDQVSGSFTCNVGDGKIEFGESFTLPVTLYREKSRKSTVRDTYQKNNLEFYLYEPRKDKAVKGQLLASAVINLADYGIIIETRNVSTPLNWKKSFKSSAQPVLYVNVQPCVKPSSSLSPKGSLSREVSLENDGTESVPESMNDGNDEIASFTDDDEDDDDGVSSHSSHTVTSSAFEKTVSSLPSSSEKNESESTTDSTRRLYGEPAVESIAASASTGATPVAKAFKNQNGSSSPSSSIGSSSILLNPANDPASLPNVPRESSMPTLKKSLTSSVQSSSSSFGHQENHQKSGNHNIKDNRIHKTLSNSSARMHENSQVGNIVSNHATEGASSSTPIQEDTDSVFASNADSQANREDGHLLKVKEYSFDDKLASRFSQDATRKQVRLKSETFTISRNTVGVQGSKVKSNELKHVKSLQLPFVSAQNNRLPSNNEFVEKSKEADIPEDIHVCGMISGTSEREETTTRFSDSKVDLESTIELLKEELREAAAVEVGLYSVAAEHGSSANKIHAPARRLSRFYFNACKTSSQAKKGNAARAAITGLILVSKACGNDVPRLTFWLSNSIVLRGIISQSLGKPQISARPRTKINAGGLLSAKNGFPLHKEENDRTLESFDTWEDPQIFMAALEKFEGWIFSRIVESVWWQNMTPYMQSAAAKGSSSRKTYGRKYGLGGHEQGNFSMELWKKAFKDACERLCPARAGGHECGCLPLLARLVMERLVDRLDVAMFNAILRENAEEMPTDPVSDPISDSKVLPIPAGKSSFGAGAQLKNAIGSWSRWLTDLFGIDDSDAPDDDTELSDQKRLNCDTSFKAFRLLNALSDLMMLPFDMLADKSTRKEVCPTFGAPLIKRVLYNFVSDEFCPDPIPEAVFEALDYEENLEAEIESASSFPCAANPTVYSPPPAASIIGIIGEVGSPTLLRSGSSVVKKSYTSDDELDELDSPMTAIIIDNSPVSPGSLTANSVLKSKGGRKVVRYQLLREVWKDSE; this is encoded by the exons ATGGTTCTGGGGATAAGAACAAAGAGCAGGAAGAGCACAGCTGTTCAGGTTGATTACCTTATCCATGTGCAGGAGATTAAACCATGGCCCTCATCTAAGGCTTTGAGATCTGTACAGTCTGTGTTGCTTCAATGGGAAAATGGTGATCAAGTTTCTGGATCCTTTACTTGTAATGTTGGAGATGGGAAGATCGAATTCGGCGAGTCTTTCACCCTTCCAGTCACTTTGTACAGggagaaatcaagaaaaagcACTGTACGTGATACTTACCAGAAGAACAACTTGGAATTTTACTTGTATGAACCTCGAAAAGACAAGGCAGTTAAAGGTCAACTGTTGGCATCAGCCGTGATAAATCTTGCAGATTATGGTATCATCATAGAAACCAGAAATGTGAGCACTCCATTGAACTGGAAGAAAAGCTTTAAGAGTTCCGCTCAACCGGTTCTTTATGTTAATGTTCAGCCATGTGTTAAACCTAGCTCCAGCTTGTCACCAAAGGGCAGCTTGTCCAGAGAAGTGTCTCTGGAGAATGATGGAACTGAATCTGTTCCAGAGTCCATGAATGATGGCAATGATGAGATTGCCTCATttactgatgatgatgaagatgatgatgatggtgtttCCTCACATTCATCACATACTGTAACCTCCTCTGCTTTTGAGAAAACAGTCAGTTCATTACCTAGCAGCAGTGAAAAG AATGAATCAGAATCAACAACTGATAGCACTAGACGGCTTTATGGGGAGCCTGCCGTTGAGTCAATAGCAGCATCTGCAAGCACAGGGGCAACTCCAGTGGCTAAAGCattcaaaaaccaaaatggAAGTTCATCTCCATCATCGTCAATAGGCTCTTCCTCCATTCTGCTGAACCCTGCAAATGATCCTGCTTCTTTGCCTAACGTTCCAAGGGAGAGCTCAATGCCAACCCTGAAAAAATCTCTCACTTCCTCTGTtcaatcatcttcttcatccttTGGCCATCAAGAAAACCATCAAAAATCTGGTAACCATAATATTAAGGACAACAGAATTCACAAAACTCTTTCTAACAGCAGTGCCAGAATGCATGAAAATTCTCAAGTGGGTAATATTGTCAGTAACCATGCTACTGAAGGTGCATCCTCAAGCACGCCTATTCAGGAGGACACAGACTCAGTATTTGCAAGCAATGCAGATTCGCAAGCTAATCGAGAGGATGGTCATCTCCTAAAGGTGAAAGAATATTCATTTGATGACAAATTAGCTTCTAGATTTTCACAAGACGCTACCAGAAAGCAAGTCAGGTTAAAGAGTGAAACTTTTACAATCAGCAGGAATACTGTTGGAGTGCAGGGCAGTAAGGTTAAAAGTAATGAATTAAAGCATGTAAAGTCTTTGCAGTTACCTTTTGTCTCAGCTCAGAACAATAGACTTCCAAGCAATAATGAGTTTGTCGAGAAGTCAAAGGAAGCTGATATTCCTGAAGATATTCATGTTTGTGGTATGATTAGTGGAACAAgtgaaagagaagaaacaaCAACCAGATTTTCTGATAGTAAAGTTGACTTGGAGTCCACAATTGAATTGCTTAAGGAAGAATTGAGAGAAGCTGCTGCTGTTGAGGTTGGCCTTTACTCAGTTGCCGCTGAGCATGGGAGCTCTGCAAATAAGATTCATGCTCCTGCTCGAAGGCTGTCTAGATTCTATTTTAATGCTTGCAAAACGAGCTCTCAAGCTAAGAAGGGAAATGCAGCAAGAGCTGCTATTACTGGATTGATTTTGGTGTCTAAAGCATGTGGAAATGATGTTCCAAG GTTGACATTCTGGTTGTCGAATTCAATTGTCTTGAGAGGTATCATCAGCCAGAGCTTAGGGAAACCACAAATTTCAGCTCGACCCCGGACTAAAATTAATGCTGGGGGGCTTTTATCAGCAAAGAATGGGTTTCCTCTTCACAAGGAAGAGAATGATAGGACTCTTGAAAGTTTTGATACTTGGGAAGATCCACAGATATTTATGGCCGCTTTGGAAAAGTTCGAAGGTTGGATCTTCTCCCGAATTGTTGAGTCTGTATGGTGGCAG AATATGACTCCATATATGCAGTCAGCAGCTGCCAAGGGCTCAAGCTCAAGGAAAACCTATGGAAGGAAGTATGGTTTGGGTGGTCATGAGCAGGGTAATTTTTCTATGGAGCTGTGGAAAAAGGCTTTCAAAGATGCCTGTGAAAGGCTTTGTCCTGCAAGAGCTGGTGGCCATGAGTGTGGTTGCTTGCCTCTGCTGGCTCGTTTG GTAATGGAGCGGTTAGTGGATAGATTGGATGTGGCTATGTTCAATGCTATTCTTCGTGAAAATGCTGAAGAGATGCCCACAGATCCTGTGTCTGACCCCATAAGTGATTCCAAGGTTCTCCCTATTCCAGCTGGAAAGTCAAGCTTTGGGGCTGGTGCACAGCTAAAAAACGCG ATTGGAAGCTGGTCCCGATGGCTTACTGATCTATTTGGTATAGATGATAGTGATGCTCCTGATGATGATACTGAACTCAGTGATCAAAAGCGACTAAACTGCGATACATCCTTTAAAGCTTTCCGTCTTCTTAATGCTTTGAGTGATCTGATGATGCTTCCATTTGACATGCTTGCAGATAAATCCACCAGAAAAGAA GTATGCCCTACATTTGGTGCACCACTGATCAAGAGGGTTCTTTACAATTTTGTTTCAGACGAGTTTTGCCCAGACCCAATTCCCGAAGCAGTTTTTGAGGCTCTTGATTATGAG gAGAATTTAGAAGCTGAAATAGAGTCTGCTTCAAGTTTCCCATGTGCTGCAAATCCTACAGTCTATTCACCACCTCCAGCTGCTTCAATAATAGGCATTATAGGAGAGGTGGGAAGTCCAACTCTCTTGAGGAGTGGGTCGTCAGTGGTTAAGAAATCATACACTAGTGATGATGAGCTTGATGAGTTGGATTCACCGATGACTGCAATCATCATAGACAATTCCCCGGTTTCTCCCGGTTCATTGACAGCCAACTCAGTGCTGAAGTCGAAGGGTGGTCGAAAAGTTGTCAGATATCAACTCCTCCGTGAAGTTTGGAAGGATAGTGAATGA
- the LOC18791686 gene encoding NADH dehydrogenase [ubiquinone] flavoprotein 1, mitochondrial, which translates to MAPIKGILSLPRAALARHHGEKWGLGLRSFSTQGATTATTPQPPPPPPPPEKTHFGGLKDEDRIFTNLYGSHDPFLKGAMKRGDWHRTKDIVIKGADWIVNEMKKSGLRGRGGAGFPSGLKWSFMPKVSDGRPSYLVVNADESEPGTCKDREIMRHDPHKLLEGCLIAGVGMRASAAYIYIRGEYVNERINLEKARKEAYEAGLLGKNACGSGYDFDVHIHFGAGAYICGEETALLESLEGKQGKPRLKPPFPANAGLYGCPTTVTNVETVAVSPTILRRGPEWFASFGRKNNAGTKLFCISGHVNKPCTVEEEMSIPLKELLERHCGGVRGGWDNLLAVIPGGSSVPLLTKDICNDVLMDFDALKAVQSGLGTAAVIVMDKSTDIVDAIARLSYFYKHESCGQCTPCREGTGWLWMIMERMKVGNAKLEEIDMLQEVTKQIEGHTICALGDAAAWPVQGLIRHFRPELERRIRERAERELLEAAA; encoded by the exons ATG GCACCCATCAAGGGTATTCTTTCTCTGCCGAGAGCAGCTTTAGCTCGTCATCATGGTGAGAAGTGGGGCCTAGGGTTGAGATCATTCAGCACTCAGGGTGCAACAACTGCTACTACTCCTCAACCTCCACCACCTCCCCCACCTCCAGAGAAAACCCATTTTGGTGGTTTGAAAGACGAAGACCGAATTTTTACCAACTTATATGGGTCGCATGACCCATTTCTCAAAGGTGCCATGAAACGAGGTGACTGGCACAGAACCAAAGATATAGTTATTAAAGGTGCTGATTGGATTgtcaatgaaatgaaaaagtCTGGCCTCCGTGGACGTGGTGGTGCTGGTTTCCCATCTGGCCTCAAATGGTCTTTTATGCCAAAAGTATCTGATGGACGTCCTTCCTATCTTGTTGTCAATGCTGATGAAAGTGAACCTGGAACCTGTAAGGACAGGGAAATTATGCGCCATGATCCACACAAACTTTTAGAGGGTTGCCTGATTGCTGGCGTTGGGATGAGGGCCAGTGCTGCTTACATCTACATAAGAGGTGAATATGTGAATGAACGGATCAACCTCGAAAAGGCCAGAAAAGAAGCCTATGAAGCTGGGTTACTGGGCAAAAATGCATGTGGATCTGGTTATGATTTTGATGTTCATATCCACTTTGGTGCTGGTGCTTATATTTGTGGTGAAGAAACAGCGCTTCTGGAGAGCCTTGAAGGGAAACAGGGGAAGCCACGATTGAAGCCTCCTTTCCCTGCTAATGCAGGGTTATATGGCTGCCCCACCACTGTTACAAATGTGGAAACGGTGGCTGTTTCTCCCACCATTTTAAGGCGTGGACCAGAGTGGTTTGCCAGTTTTGGGAGAAAGAACAATGCAGggacaaaattgttttgtatttCAGGACATGTGAACAAGCCTTGCACAGTTGAAGAGGAGATGAGTATACCCTTGAAAGAGTTATTAGAGAGGCACTGTGGAGGTGTGAGGGGTGGATGGGACAACTTGCTTGCAGTAATTCCAGGTGGTTCATCTGTTCCACTACTTACCAAGGATATATGTAATGATGTATTGATGGATTTTGATGCCCTGAAGGCTGTCCAGTCAGGATTGGGGACTGCAGCTGTTATTGTGATGGATAAATCAACTGACATTGTGGATGCAATTGCGAGGCTTTCTTACTTCTACAAGCACGAGAGTTGTGGGCAGTGCACACCATGTAGGGAAGGGACAGGATGGCTTTGGATGATCATGGAAAGAATGAAAGTCGGGAATGCAAAGTTGGAAGAGATTGACATGCTTCAGGAGGTGACCAAGCAGATTGAGGGGCACACAATCTGTGCTTTGGGGGATGCTGCTGCCTGGCCTGTGCAAGGTCTAATAAGGCATTTCAGGCCAGAGCTTGAGAGGAGGATCAGGGAGCGTGCAGAGCGGGAATTGCTGGAGGCAGCTGCTTGA